From the genome of Trichocoleus sp. FACHB-46, one region includes:
- a CDS encoding SLBB domain-containing protein: MGQNDNNISFSLSQITFSLLLLSSAAAPGWAQMSLPIPTTTSPSLAPASLAPANAAPPSLTPTYSTPDGYQLGAGDRVRLDIFQVPEYSGEHQVLSDGSLNLPLIGTIPVQGMTLKQASAVLSAKYAPIIKRPIVTITLLGARPLKIAIAGEVSHPGSYTVSPSGEQGVPTVTRAVQLAGGITQAADTRQVQVRRARPLNVGGEQVLTVDLWQLLQTGDLRQDLLLQDGDTIFIPTQTVVNLAEANQLAAASFAASKAEPLRIAVVGQVNRPGPYTLTGNMDGQAEAGGGVQMPTVTRAIQVAGGITQSADIRRIQLRRLTKTGADQVIDVDLWKLLQAGDVRQDIPLQEGDTIAIPTATAMTPTEVTELASASFSPNKITINVVGEVVQPGVVEVPPNTPLNQGLLAAGGFNRRAKKGSVELIRLNPNGTVSRQQVAINFSKGLNDKDNPPLRNNDTIVVKRSGISGVSDAIGTVLSPLTGGFGLFRLLGL; this comes from the coding sequence ATGGGTCAAAACGACAATAACATCAGTTTTTCGCTAAGTCAGATTACTTTTAGCTTGTTGCTGCTCAGCAGTGCAGCGGCTCCAGGATGGGCACAAATGTCGCTCCCCATACCTACAACGACTTCTCCGAGCTTAGCTCCCGCCAGTCTAGCCCCCGCCAACGCGGCTCCTCCGAGCCTAACCCCTACCTATTCCACCCCTGATGGCTACCAGTTAGGGGCAGGCGATCGCGTTCGTTTAGATATTTTCCAAGTCCCAGAGTATAGCGGAGAACACCAAGTTCTCTCGGATGGTTCATTGAATTTACCCCTGATCGGCACCATACCCGTTCAAGGCATGACCCTCAAGCAAGCCTCTGCCGTCCTTTCGGCTAAGTATGCCCCAATTATTAAGCGGCCCATTGTCACGATTACTCTCCTAGGAGCACGGCCCTTAAAAATTGCGATCGCGGGAGAGGTTAGCCATCCTGGTTCCTACACAGTGTCTCCCAGCGGGGAGCAAGGGGTGCCTACCGTCACTCGTGCGGTGCAATTGGCGGGAGGGATCACTCAAGCGGCTGACACCAGACAGGTGCAAGTGCGGCGGGCTCGCCCGCTCAATGTTGGTGGGGAGCAAGTGTTGACAGTCGATCTCTGGCAACTCCTGCAAACGGGAGACTTACGGCAAGACCTGCTGCTGCAAGACGGAGACACCATTTTTATCCCGACTCAAACAGTTGTCAATTTAGCAGAAGCTAACCAATTAGCAGCTGCTAGCTTTGCGGCCAGTAAAGCCGAGCCTTTACGCATTGCGGTTGTGGGGCAAGTCAATCGTCCCGGACCTTATACCCTGACCGGAAACATGGATGGACAGGCCGAGGCAGGTGGTGGCGTACAAATGCCCACTGTAACGCGAGCCATTCAGGTAGCCGGAGGGATTACCCAGTCAGCAGACATTCGACGGATTCAGCTACGACGGTTGACCAAAACGGGGGCCGACCAAGTCATTGATGTTGATCTCTGGAAGCTATTGCAGGCTGGAGATGTGCGTCAAGATATCCCCCTGCAAGAAGGAGATACCATCGCGATTCCTACCGCGACCGCCATGACTCCCACGGAAGTAACAGAGCTAGCTTCGGCTAGTTTTTCGCCTAACAAGATCACAATCAACGTCGTGGGTGAAGTGGTACAGCCCGGTGTAGTCGAAGTGCCTCCCAACACCCCCCTCAATCAAGGGCTGCTCGCCGCAGGTGGCTTTAACCGCCGAGCCAAAAAGGGATCGGTAGAACTAATTCGGCTAAACCCCAACGGCACTGTGTCCAGGCAACAAGTCGCGATTAACTTTTCCAAGGGATTGAACGACAAAGACAACCCGCCTCTTCGGAACAACGACACCATTGTTGTGAAGCGCTCAGGCATTTCTGGAGTTTCAGACGCGATCGGGACTGTACTTTCACCCCTTACTGGTGGTTTTGGTTTATTTCGGCTCCTCGGCTTGTGA
- a CDS encoding dual specificity protein phosphatase, which yields MGQHRENQVRQVLRQVQRLIKTIWFRLQGWLSGKPRQRSFYQRQTPFSWVIPGRLAVGGLPQAEDHPRLVAANIKVVLSLCAEIEGCLPEKIIQDFNCLRFILPDRYYTTQLEVHQLAKAVEIVHQSVQNQLPIYVHCLAGIERSPTVCLAYLCLYQNLELWEALNWLKQVHPSTMPNESQLRTLREFLQVRQN from the coding sequence TTGGGTCAGCATCGAGAAAATCAGGTGAGACAAGTATTACGGCAGGTTCAACGGCTCATCAAGACCATCTGGTTCCGGTTGCAAGGCTGGTTGTCAGGAAAACCCCGACAACGCTCTTTCTACCAGCGCCAGACTCCCTTTAGTTGGGTGATCCCCGGTAGACTAGCTGTCGGAGGTTTGCCACAAGCAGAAGATCACCCCCGCTTGGTTGCGGCCAACATCAAGGTAGTTCTGTCTCTCTGTGCTGAGATTGAAGGTTGCTTACCGGAAAAGATTATTCAAGATTTCAATTGTCTGCGGTTCATTTTGCCAGATCGCTACTACACCACTCAGTTAGAGGTGCATCAACTAGCCAAGGCAGTAGAGATTGTGCATCAGAGTGTGCAGAACCAGCTCCCCATCTATGTCCACTGTCTAGCGGGAATCGAGCGATCGCCAACCGTCTGTCTGGCCTATCTCTGCCTCTACCAAAATTTGGAGCTGTGGGAAGCGCTAAATTGGCTCAAGCAGGTGCACCCTTCGACTATGCCTAATGAGTCCCAACTGCGAACCCTCCGGGAGTTTTTGCAAGTCAGGCAAAATTAA
- a CDS encoding metallophosphoesterase, translating into MKFVSDPPIADKIRQMQQRVRWQDPLVLERGIDQTRLVIEDGGAEDTDFSFLVVGDSGSGEHRGHSPQRQVAEQMLAQQENSRFVLHTGDVIYLVGASEYYLKNFIEPYREFLVGGERPEKIPYDRMVFNFPFLPTPGNHDYYDLPLALGLLVQATLPFRRLLQSHLDFDIGWRGSGQGKVYAQAFLDCLNRLGSPQAIAQHLDTHYTAKTDTGLSLRYEPGQFTRLPNRYYTFRYGGIDFFALDSNTFNAPLPLPTTGEGRAYRHVLEKQRDELEQQKQQILATSTTLKPNQPEEAERLDDMRTKLEQLEEAKLDIEKQLAADETVVVDQEQLDWLKQRLIESWHTEAVRGRVLYFHHPPYVTEATKWHQGQTLAIRHRLRQVLDAVAAELGPLPDGAPLVDLVLNGHAHCLEYLRTLDTGHADSHLNWIVCGGSGFSLRRQRLEGPELQESISTIASPDDRLVARSLLYVGRTGAGTQKRRPYSFLRIDVKAGKPPQFVIRPYVSERVQRKWKNYAIEPFTI; encoded by the coding sequence ATGAAATTTGTTTCTGACCCGCCGATCGCTGACAAGATTCGCCAAATGCAGCAGCGAGTTCGGTGGCAAGATCCACTGGTGCTGGAGCGAGGAATTGATCAAACTCGGTTGGTCATTGAGGATGGAGGAGCGGAAGATACAGATTTCTCTTTTTTGGTGGTGGGAGATAGTGGATCTGGAGAACATCGCGGCCATAGTCCTCAACGGCAAGTAGCAGAGCAGATGCTGGCCCAGCAAGAGAACTCTCGTTTTGTGTTGCACACAGGCGATGTGATCTATTTGGTGGGTGCGAGTGAGTACTATCTAAAAAATTTTATTGAGCCGTATCGTGAGTTTCTAGTCGGGGGGGAGCGACCAGAAAAAATTCCTTACGATCGCATGGTGTTCAACTTTCCTTTTCTTCCTACTCCTGGCAATCATGATTACTATGACCTGCCGTTAGCCTTGGGTTTGCTTGTGCAGGCAACCTTGCCGTTCCGTCGCTTACTGCAATCCCACTTAGACTTTGATATTGGTTGGCGTGGTTCTGGGCAAGGCAAGGTATATGCTCAGGCATTTTTAGATTGCTTAAATCGACTCGGTTCGCCTCAAGCGATCGCTCAACATTTAGACACTCATTACACCGCAAAAACAGATACAGGTTTGTCTCTCCGTTACGAGCCGGGGCAGTTTACGCGATTGCCGAATCGCTATTACACCTTTCGCTATGGCGGCATCGATTTCTTTGCGCTTGACTCTAATACATTTAATGCACCGCTCCCTTTACCCACGACAGGAGAGGGCAGAGCTTACCGCCATGTCTTAGAAAAACAACGAGATGAATTAGAGCAGCAAAAACAACAAATCCTAGCGACTTCCACGACACTGAAGCCTAACCAACCGGAAGAAGCTGAGCGCCTAGATGACATGCGCACTAAGTTGGAGCAACTGGAAGAAGCAAAGTTAGATATTGAAAAACAATTAGCAGCCGACGAAACTGTGGTTGTAGATCAGGAGCAACTGGATTGGCTGAAACAACGACTGATTGAGTCTTGGCACACAGAAGCAGTGCGGGGACGTGTGCTCTATTTTCATCATCCTCCTTATGTTACGGAAGCAACCAAATGGCACCAAGGTCAAACGTTAGCGATTCGTCACCGTTTGCGCCAAGTTTTAGATGCAGTAGCGGCTGAGCTAGGGCCGTTGCCTGATGGTGCTCCCTTGGTAGATTTAGTTCTCAATGGACACGCTCACTGCTTGGAATACCTCCGCACCCTGGACACAGGTCATGCCGATTCTCATCTCAACTGGATCGTTTGTGGAGGCAGTGGTTTTAGTCTGCGTCGCCAGAGATTGGAAGGACCAGAACTGCAAGAATCCATCAGCACCATTGCTAGCCCTGATGATCGTTTGGTAGCGCGATCGCTGCTCTATGTAGGCAGAACTGGAGCTGGCACTCAAAAGCGACGGCCTTATTCTTTTTTGCGGATCGATGTCAAAGCAGGTAAACCGCCACAGTTCGTGATTCGACCTTACGTGTCGGAGCGGGTGCAACGGAAATGGAAGAACTACGCGATCGAGCCTTTTACGATCTGA
- a CDS encoding response regulator: protein MSEAPSTLELLNDLSILVVEDDSDTAELFSLLLSQARTQVRVAGTVREALEVLQSFEPDILITDIQLPDGDGYDLLKQIRSLQKNSRKILPAIAMTGYSTKLSERAYNEGALVSGFQKYMVKPLDIYELLNAIAELTR from the coding sequence ATGAGTGAAGCGCCAAGTACTCTAGAACTCCTCAACGACTTGTCGATCTTGGTCGTTGAAGATGACTCGGACACAGCAGAATTGTTCAGTCTGCTTTTGAGTCAGGCGCGAACTCAGGTGAGGGTAGCAGGCACAGTCCGCGAGGCTCTAGAAGTACTGCAATCTTTTGAACCCGATATTCTCATTACTGATATCCAACTTCCTGATGGCGACGGTTACGATCTGCTCAAGCAAATCAGAAGCTTGCAGAAAAATTCTCGTAAGATTTTGCCAGCGATCGCGATGACGGGCTACAGTACCAAGCTTTCAGAGCGAGCCTATAACGAAGGAGCATTAGTATCCGGTTTCCAGAAATATATGGTCAAACCATTAGATATTTATGAACTGCTGAATGCGATCGCCGAACTGACTAGATGA
- a CDS encoding DUF2993 domain-containing protein: MSEEPRLEEQVLAQVVEAGLASQLDAADAIAVDVRTDLGKIVQGQAKQVSVTGQGLVVQPDVRVQELEVHTQGVAINPLSALFGKLKLDHPVDTTVRVVLTEVDLNQTLNSDALKQYLSPWDLNVDGQMVTVELQPPMEIQLLSGGKIQFMANVVRNENGQEQRTRFSAVIYPRTEERPVLLEEFRCHPGQGLPFGLTFAFFKKMKELMELPYLKWEDMVVRVHQLEIQEGSLVLQLEAHVGQIPSFGNDVV, translated from the coding sequence ATGTCAGAAGAACCGCGTTTAGAAGAACAAGTACTGGCTCAAGTCGTGGAAGCGGGGTTGGCTAGCCAATTAGATGCTGCGGACGCGATCGCAGTAGATGTACGCACTGATCTAGGAAAAATTGTCCAGGGACAGGCCAAGCAAGTTTCTGTGACAGGTCAAGGACTGGTGGTGCAACCTGATGTCCGGGTGCAAGAGCTAGAGGTGCATACGCAAGGAGTAGCTATTAACCCGCTAAGTGCGCTGTTCGGCAAGCTCAAGCTAGACCATCCCGTCGATACAACGGTTCGAGTTGTGCTGACAGAAGTAGACCTCAACCAAACTTTAAACTCGGATGCCCTCAAGCAATACTTGTCTCCTTGGGATCTGAATGTAGACGGTCAAATGGTGACGGTGGAATTGCAGCCGCCTATGGAGATTCAATTGTTGAGCGGCGGCAAAATTCAATTTATGGCAAATGTGGTGCGAAATGAGAACGGTCAAGAACAGCGAACTAGATTTTCGGCTGTAATATACCCTCGAACCGAAGAGCGGCCTGTTTTATTAGAGGAATTCCGTTGTCATCCCGGTCAAGGATTACCCTTTGGGCTGACTTTTGCCTTCTTCAAGAAAATGAAAGAGCTGATGGAGTTGCCCTACCTCAAATGGGAAGATATGGTAGTGCGAGTTCATCAGTTGGAGATTCAAGAAGGTAGTCTAGTGTTGCAACTTGAAGCTCACGTTGGTCAAATTCCCTCCTTTGGAAATGATGTCGTATGA
- a CDS encoding phage holin family protein translates to MISNLLTLVATALSLLVVDLAVPGVDIATFPAALIAAIAIGLVNAGVKPVLSVLSLPLNFVSLGAFSLVVNGLCFWLSSVLVPGFRVDGLIAFLLGPVILSFVSTFMNRYFAERSVDLKTEV, encoded by the coding sequence ATGATTAGTAATCTTTTAACGCTGGTCGCGACTGCATTGAGTTTGCTGGTGGTTGATTTAGCCGTTCCTGGCGTTGATATCGCCACCTTCCCGGCTGCTTTAATTGCGGCGATCGCGATCGGTTTAGTGAACGCTGGTGTCAAGCCTGTTTTAAGCGTGCTCTCCCTGCCTCTGAATTTTGTCTCCTTGGGAGCTTTTTCGCTCGTTGTGAACGGTCTTTGTTTCTGGCTCTCATCCGTCTTAGTTCCCGGATTCAGAGTCGATGGTTTGATTGCCTTCTTGCTCGGTCCCGTGATCCTGTCTTTCGTTAGCACTTTCATGAATCGGTACTTTGCTGAGAGAAGTGTGGATCTAAAAACTGAAGTTTAG
- a CDS encoding SDR family oxidoreductase → MSERVLVVGATGGVGQLVVGKLLERGFSVRALTRNSAKAQKMFGDRVETAVGDIRQAETLPAAMPDITHIICCTGTTAFPSARWEFDLPPQNQLQRLQAWGKIYFDANYRNAKAKNNPEKVDAEGVAHLVNAAPKNLQRFVFISSCGVEHKDKPPYNLLNAYGVLDAKEKGEQAIARSGLPYTIIRPGRLIDGPYTSYDLNTLLKATTGGKQGVVLGTGDRLSGQTSRIDVAAACVECLSSAATVRKVFEIVNQGTRPPALSWTELFAQLA, encoded by the coding sequence ATGTCGGAGCGAGTACTGGTTGTTGGAGCCACAGGAGGAGTTGGGCAATTAGTCGTAGGCAAGCTACTGGAGAGAGGATTCTCTGTGCGAGCCCTGACCCGTAACTCTGCCAAAGCTCAGAAAATGTTTGGCGATCGCGTAGAGACAGCAGTGGGCGATATTCGTCAAGCAGAAACGTTGCCTGCGGCAATGCCAGATATTACGCACATCATTTGTTGTACTGGAACCACTGCTTTTCCTTCGGCTCGCTGGGAATTTGATTTGCCTCCACAAAATCAGTTGCAGCGCCTACAAGCCTGGGGAAAGATTTATTTCGATGCCAATTATCGCAATGCCAAAGCCAAAAACAATCCTGAAAAAGTAGATGCTGAAGGGGTTGCCCATCTAGTTAATGCGGCTCCTAAAAACCTCCAGCGATTTGTCTTTATTTCCTCTTGTGGGGTAGAGCATAAAGATAAACCGCCCTACAACTTATTGAATGCTTATGGCGTATTGGATGCGAAGGAGAAGGGAGAGCAAGCGATCGCGCGCTCAGGTTTACCCTACACCATCATCCGACCGGGACGACTGATTGATGGTCCTTATACTTCCTATGATCTCAATACCTTGCTGAAGGCAACCACCGGAGGTAAACAGGGAGTGGTACTAGGAACAGGAGATCGCTTATCGGGACAAACGAGTCGGATTGACGTGGCGGCTGCTTGTGTGGAATGTCTGAGCAGTGCAGCAACAGTCAGGAAAGTATTTGAAATTGTGAATCAAGGCACGAGACCACCAGCTCTCAGTTGGACAGAACTGTTCGCCCAACTAGCTTGA
- a CDS encoding YqaE/Pmp3 family membrane protein, giving the protein MKLVRILAGILVPPLGIFLTVGIGPTLIINIVLTLLGWLPGSIHAIWVILKHDERLNRQEGVY; this is encoded by the coding sequence ATGAAACTGGTTCGCATTCTTGCAGGTATTTTAGTGCCTCCTCTAGGCATCTTCCTGACTGTGGGAATTGGCCCCACTTTGATCATCAATATTGTGCTGACTTTGTTGGGTTGGTTACCTGGCAGCATCCATGCAATTTGGGTCATTCTGAAGCATGATGAGCGTCTCAACCGTCAGGAAGGCGTTTACTAA